A stretch of Lentibacillus sp. JNUCC-1 DNA encodes these proteins:
- the gcvPB gene encoding aminomethyl-transferring glycine dehydrogenase subunit GcvPB: MTNNNFPLIFERSKEGRTSFSLPELDVPEHDLDQELDQMFIRKSAPDLPEVSELEIMRHYTGLSNRNYGVDSGFYPLGSCTMKYNPKINEDVARLPGFSHIHPHQDEESVQGALEMMYDLQTSLCELTGMHEVSLQPAAGAQGEWAGLMMIRAFHEANGDYNRTKVIVPDSAHGTNPASASVAGFDAVTVKSNERGLVDLEHLKEVVGDDTAALMLTNPNTLGLFETEILEMEKIIHDAGGKIYYDGANLNAIMGYARPGDMGFDVVHLNLHKTFTGPHGGGGPGSGPIGVNEELAPFLPKPLLVKKEDQFMFDYDRPKSIGRIKPYYGNFGIYLRAYTYIRTMGAEGLKKASEYAVLNANYMMRKLEGTYVLPYDQHCMHEFVLSGKNQKKLGVRTLDIAKRLLDYGYHPPTIYFPLNVEEALMVEPTETESKETLDGFIDTMIKIAEETENDPELVQEAPHTTVVKRMDETTAARKPILRYERDN, translated from the coding sequence ATGACAAATAACAACTTTCCTTTAATTTTCGAACGCAGTAAAGAAGGGAGAACGAGTTTCAGTCTTCCGGAGTTGGATGTTCCAGAACATGACCTGGATCAAGAATTGGATCAAATGTTTATTAGAAAATCGGCACCAGATTTACCAGAAGTAAGTGAGCTGGAGATTATGCGCCACTATACAGGTTTATCCAATCGAAATTATGGTGTAGACTCAGGTTTTTATCCACTTGGTTCATGTACGATGAAATATAACCCTAAAATAAACGAAGATGTTGCACGCCTGCCTGGATTCAGTCATATTCATCCGCATCAGGATGAAGAGAGTGTTCAGGGTGCACTGGAAATGATGTATGATCTGCAAACTTCATTATGTGAGCTTACTGGCATGCATGAAGTCTCCCTCCAGCCAGCTGCTGGAGCGCAGGGTGAATGGGCCGGCTTAATGATGATCAGAGCGTTTCATGAAGCAAATGGTGATTATAACCGTACTAAAGTGATTGTGCCGGATTCGGCTCACGGGACCAACCCAGCATCAGCAAGTGTTGCAGGCTTTGATGCTGTTACGGTTAAGTCCAATGAGCGGGGACTCGTTGATCTCGAACACCTGAAAGAAGTGGTTGGGGACGATACAGCAGCCCTTATGCTGACGAATCCTAACACACTCGGACTATTTGAAACTGAAATTCTTGAGATGGAAAAGATTATCCATGATGCAGGCGGTAAGATTTATTATGACGGCGCCAATTTGAATGCCATTATGGGCTATGCAAGACCAGGCGATATGGGCTTTGATGTTGTCCACTTAAACTTGCATAAGACGTTCACAGGTCCCCATGGTGGGGGTGGACCAGGCTCAGGTCCAATAGGTGTTAATGAGGAACTTGCTCCTTTTCTGCCTAAACCGTTACTCGTCAAAAAAGAAGATCAGTTTATGTTCGATTATGATCGTCCAAAATCCATTGGTCGTATCAAACCTTATTACGGGAATTTCGGCATATATCTGCGGGCCTATACCTATATTCGCACGATGGGAGCAGAAGGCCTTAAAAAAGCAAGTGAGTATGCTGTGTTGAATGCGAATTATATGATGCGGAAATTAGAGGGTACTTATGTACTGCCATATGATCAGCATTGCATGCATGAATTTGTCCTATCGGGCAAAAATCAGAAGAAATTGGGCGTTCGGACATTGGACATTGCCAAGCGACTTCTCGATTATGGCTACCATCCGCCAACGATTTATTTCCCGCTAAATGTGGAAGAGGCATTAATGGTAGAGCCTACTGAAACTGAATCTAAAGAAACCCTGGATGGTTTCATTGACACAATGATTAAAATAGCTGAGGAAACAGAGAACGATCCTGAATTGGTTCAGGAAGCACCTCATACAACTGTTGTTAAACGAATGGATGAAACGACAGCTGCGCGGAAGCCAATCCTTCGCTATGAAAGAGATAATTAA
- a CDS encoding YqzE family protein, translated as MSINDYVKFLTETLTSYIDQPKEDRKQHKKDKAEPRSALSDRWFGVLPFAMKLFRKR; from the coding sequence ATGTCCATTAATGATTATGTGAAATTCCTGACTGAAACATTGACGTCATACATCGATCAGCCTAAAGAAGACCGCAAACAGCATAAAAAAGATAAGGCTGAGCCGCGTTCAGCCTTATCTGATCGCTGGTTTGGAGTGCTGCCATTTGCAATGAAGCTTTTCAGGAAGAGGTGA
- a CDS encoding YqhG family protein, with protein MAIENLHGFMENYFKSHHCSILESTSGKLSVQLTEDMDKVLMNRPFYWHYISKMGYKGEPAHMTFYTDKVCQEQNERGEYVDYGSPRFQQIVSHLTKNERYTKLFQALNVDTRTPLYPWLVVNLKITYTGKQRKEEMMSIGLNLINGIMTSGMMDTLSHIDMQLTIPDFCYTLSPMIKLGSGFKRIEDVISDYIQRQDHNWAQESLKSKTAELELLDHFYEGQKANEEQAELMEKERLEIEQRLSPTITMEVVNGGVMYLSDTLFASK; from the coding sequence ATGGCAATTGAGAATTTGCATGGTTTTATGGAAAACTATTTTAAAAGCCATCATTGTTCCATTTTAGAAAGTACATCAGGCAAGCTCTCTGTCCAATTAACCGAAGACATGGACAAGGTTTTAATGAACCGCCCCTTCTACTGGCATTATATATCTAAAATGGGCTATAAAGGAGAGCCCGCTCACATGACTTTTTACACGGATAAAGTCTGTCAAGAGCAGAATGAACGCGGAGAATATGTGGATTACGGAAGCCCCCGATTTCAACAGATCGTCAGTCATTTAACTAAAAATGAGCGCTACACAAAACTATTTCAGGCTTTAAATGTCGATACTAGAACCCCATTATATCCATGGTTGGTCGTTAATCTTAAAATCACTTATACAGGCAAACAGCGTAAAGAAGAAATGATGTCAATCGGATTAAATTTGATTAACGGTATTATGACTTCCGGTATGATGGACACACTCTCTCATATCGATATGCAATTAACCATTCCGGACTTTTGTTACACCCTATCACCTATGATTAAATTAGGAAGTGGATTTAAACGCATTGAAGATGTGATCAGTGATTATATTCAGCGACAGGATCATAACTGGGCACAGGAATCACTAAAAAGTAAAACAGCAGAACTTGAACTGTTAGATCACTTCTATGAGGGACAGAAAGCTAATGAAGAACAAGCAGAGCTCATGGAAAAAGAGCGTCTTGAAATCGAACAGCGGCTCAGTCCGACCATCACCATGGAAGTCGTCAACGGCGGGGTCATGTACTTGTCAGATACGTTATTTGCATCCAAGTGA
- a CDS encoding rhodanese-like domain-containing protein: MEVLVIILVILVGFSIFRYYRQRSYLKVLTEEQFKEGYRKAQLIDVREPQEFEKGHILGARNIPLTQMKQRLVELRKDKPVYLYCQGGSRSARAAQLLRKKGYQDINQLKGGFKKWTGKVK; the protein is encoded by the coding sequence ATGGAAGTACTTGTTATTATTCTTGTCATATTGGTCGGATTTAGCATATTCCGTTACTATAGACAACGCTCGTATTTGAAAGTGTTAACAGAAGAACAATTTAAAGAAGGTTATCGTAAAGCCCAGCTGATTGATGTCAGAGAACCACAGGAATTTGAAAAAGGACATATTCTGGGAGCAAGAAACATACCGCTCACTCAGATGAAACAGCGTTTGGTTGAACTACGAAAAGATAAGCCTGTTTATTTGTATTGTCAAGGCGGCTCCCGTTCAGCTAGAGCAGCCCAGTTGCTAAGAAAAAAGGGTTACCAGGATATTAATCAGCTTAAAGGCGGATTTAAAAAATGGACTGGAAAAGTTAAATAA
- the gcvT gene encoding glycine cleavage system aminomethyltransferase GcvT — protein MDALKRTPIYPEYGDLGAKTIDFGGWDMPVQFAGIKQEHEATRTKAGLFDVSHMGEIMVKGPESESFLQRILTNDISKMTEGKCLYTFMCYENGGVVDDFLVYKFKEHEYMLVVNAANTEKDVEWLTKQQSAFGADVTIKNVSDYYALLALQGPNAQAILQTITTTQLADIKFFRFDQNVHFDSINSAAIVSRTGYTGEDGFEIYIDQVNGRVLWNLILEAGADYGLEPVGLGARDTLRFEANLPLYGQEISPDITPIEAGLKFAVKVNKDANFIGKDVLRKQVEEGAKRKLVGIEMIDKGIPRHGYEVLSEDKVIGEVTSGTQSPTLKKNIGLALIDAEYADIGAELTVQVRKRRLKAVVIPTPFLKK, from the coding sequence ATGGATGCATTGAAACGCACACCCATTTATCCGGAATACGGGGATTTGGGAGCCAAGACGATTGATTTTGGCGGCTGGGATATGCCGGTTCAGTTTGCCGGTATTAAACAGGAACATGAAGCCACACGAACAAAAGCAGGCCTGTTTGATGTCTCTCACATGGGAGAAATCATGGTGAAAGGACCTGAAAGCGAGTCATTTTTACAAAGAATCCTGACCAATGATATTTCCAAGATGACAGAGGGGAAATGTCTGTATACATTTATGTGTTATGAAAATGGCGGGGTTGTCGATGACTTCTTAGTTTATAAGTTTAAAGAGCATGAATACATGCTTGTCGTCAATGCAGCCAACACAGAAAAGGATGTTGAGTGGCTGACCAAACAGCAATCGGCATTTGGGGCAGACGTAACCATTAAGAATGTCAGTGATTACTATGCTCTGCTTGCACTTCAAGGACCAAATGCACAGGCGATACTGCAAACGATTACAACGACGCAGCTTGCCGATATCAAATTTTTCCGTTTTGACCAGAACGTGCATTTTGACAGTATTAATTCCGCTGCGATTGTGTCTAGGACGGGTTACACGGGCGAAGATGGCTTTGAGATCTACATCGATCAAGTTAATGGGCGTGTGCTTTGGAATCTTATTCTGGAAGCCGGTGCTGACTACGGGCTGGAGCCAGTTGGTCTTGGTGCAAGAGACACGCTGCGTTTTGAAGCCAATTTGCCACTATACGGTCAGGAAATATCACCAGATATCACGCCAATTGAAGCCGGTTTAAAATTTGCAGTTAAAGTAAACAAAGACGCTAATTTCATCGGTAAAGACGTGCTTCGTAAGCAAGTGGAGGAAGGCGCAAAAAGAAAGCTTGTAGGCATTGAAATGATTGATAAAGGCATCCCGCGTCACGGCTATGAAGTGCTTTCTGAAGACAAAGTGATTGGAGAAGTGACATCTGGCACCCAATCACCTACTTTGAAGAAGAATATAGGGCTGGCGCTTATTGATGCCGAATATGCTGATATCGGTGCAGAGTTGACTGTTCAAGTTCGGAAACGTCGCTTGAAAGCAGTTGTGATTCCAACACCATTTCTTAAAAAATGA
- the gcvPA gene encoding aminomethyl-transferring glycine dehydrogenase subunit GcvPA → MEFRYLPMTEKDKKVMLDTIGIDSTEELFADIPKKVRLEQEMNLKKPANEYALKTELSRMAAKNVNLQTHASFLGAGVYDHFIPSVVDHVISRSEFYTAYTPYQPEISQGELQAIFEFQTMISELTGMPVSNSSMYDGGTALAEAVNLSAAQTKRSKVLVSKSIHPESRAVIETYAKGPNVEIIDIDLKNGQTDLDHLEKELNDEIAGVVVQYPNFFGQIEPLDKINELVKNQKKTMLIVSSNPLALGYLAPPGEFGADIVVGDTQVFGIPAQFGGPHCGYFATTKKLMRKVPGRLIGETTDEEGVRGYVLTLQAREQHIRRDKATSNICSNQALNALASSVAMSSIGKHGIKKLAVLNMQKARYAAKQFADKGFEVAFQGSFFNEFVIKLPGSVKAANKKLIHKGLIGGYDLGQVHSDMENHMLVAVTEARTKADIDSFVKELGDIYDK, encoded by the coding sequence ATGGAATTTCGTTATTTACCAATGACAGAAAAAGATAAAAAAGTAATGCTTGATACCATTGGCATCGATTCTACGGAAGAATTGTTTGCAGACATTCCGAAAAAAGTCCGGCTGGAACAAGAGATGAACTTGAAGAAACCAGCAAACGAGTATGCTTTGAAAACTGAGTTATCACGAATGGCAGCCAAGAATGTCAATTTGCAAACGCACGCCTCCTTTTTAGGAGCAGGCGTCTATGATCACTTTATCCCGTCTGTTGTTGACCATGTCATATCACGGTCAGAATTTTATACAGCTTATACACCTTATCAACCAGAAATCTCTCAGGGCGAGCTTCAAGCTATATTCGAATTTCAGACCATGATCTCTGAGTTAACAGGCATGCCTGTTTCCAATTCTTCCATGTATGATGGAGGAACAGCACTTGCCGAAGCCGTTAACTTAAGTGCTGCTCAAACAAAGCGCAGTAAAGTGCTTGTTTCAAAATCGATTCATCCAGAATCAAGAGCAGTCATCGAAACATATGCCAAAGGACCAAATGTTGAAATCATTGATATTGATTTGAAAAACGGTCAGACTGATCTGGATCACTTGGAGAAAGAACTGAACGATGAAATTGCCGGTGTAGTCGTTCAATATCCAAACTTCTTCGGTCAAATTGAGCCGCTTGATAAAATTAACGAGCTGGTTAAAAACCAAAAGAAAACGATGCTTATTGTTTCAAGTAACCCACTTGCACTTGGTTATCTAGCACCACCAGGAGAATTTGGAGCAGACATCGTGGTTGGAGATACGCAAGTCTTCGGAATCCCAGCACAGTTTGGCGGACCGCATTGCGGTTATTTCGCAACAACGAAAAAGCTCATGCGTAAAGTTCCCGGTCGTCTGATCGGCGAGACCACAGATGAAGAGGGTGTGCGTGGGTATGTGCTGACACTACAGGCTAGAGAGCAACATATCCGCCGGGATAAAGCGACTTCCAACATTTGTTCCAACCAGGCCCTGAATGCTTTAGCCAGCTCGGTTGCCATGAGTTCAATCGGAAAGCACGGAATTAAAAAACTGGCTGTGCTGAACATGCAAAAAGCACGTTATGCTGCAAAACAATTTGCAGATAAAGGGTTTGAAGTAGCATTTCAAGGTTCGTTTTTTAATGAATTTGTCATAAAGCTTCCAGGATCCGTTAAAGCTGCCAACAAAAAACTGATTCACAAAGGGTTAATTGGCGGATATGATCTTGGTCAAGTTCATTCAGATATGGAAAACCATATGCTGGTGGCAGTGACAGAAGCACGTACAAAAGCTGACATTGACTCATTTGTAAAAGAATTGGGGGATATTTATGACAAATAA
- a CDS encoding DEAD/DEAH box helicase produces the protein MNEINVKKDQHFINHLETALENNEQLSSWSLFKLAYDAQLSTMTSEFDGLTALKHLNHMTFLPYQTRCAHQVVEKMNGRALLADEVGLGKTIEAGLILKEYMVRGLINKALILVPASLVNQWVRELNEKFFIPAASHRKNYPWQEYHVVVSSMDKAKKSPHREQILDIEYDFVLIDEAHKLKNHQTKNYTFARSIRKKYCLLLTATPVQNKLMDIFNLVSILKPGHLGNYDTFMKTYGNDRKLVHQDTYLKTLIQKVMIRNTRKQESLLDSKRHVETVWVDFSEEEIAVYNMLESLSASISTFAGITLLRELCSSREACYLSFEKMLSDNPVISQDGQDIISHIQQLPQHAKGQKLVELINNHNDSKIIVFTEYRATQVYLQWLLQQHGISSVPYRGGFKKSKKDWMKQLFENHAQVLIATEAGGEGINLQFCNLMINYDLPWNPMRLEQRIGRIHRYGQKKDVYIYNMGTRRTIEEHIMTLLYEKIGLFEDVIGQLDDIMADLEINDLEEEIKTIYSESSSAGEAKIKLDNLTSVLADHQKKLTTTEEVDYGN, from the coding sequence ATGAATGAAATTAATGTTAAAAAAGACCAGCATTTTATCAACCATCTTGAAACAGCACTTGAAAATAACGAACAATTATCGTCCTGGTCCTTATTTAAACTTGCATATGATGCCCAACTCTCAACTATGACGTCAGAGTTTGACGGATTGACAGCACTTAAGCATCTTAATCACATGACTTTTTTGCCGTATCAAACCAGGTGTGCACACCAGGTTGTGGAAAAAATGAATGGACGTGCTTTGCTTGCTGATGAAGTTGGACTTGGGAAGACCATTGAAGCGGGTCTGATCTTAAAGGAATATATGGTAAGAGGCCTGATTAATAAAGCTTTAATCCTGGTTCCTGCTTCTCTCGTTAACCAATGGGTGCGTGAATTAAACGAAAAGTTCTTTATCCCTGCTGCGTCTCACCGGAAAAACTATCCATGGCAAGAGTATCATGTGGTTGTGTCTTCCATGGACAAGGCGAAAAAATCACCACATCGGGAACAGATTCTGGATATTGAATATGACTTTGTACTGATCGACGAAGCTCATAAGCTTAAAAATCACCAAACAAAGAATTATACTTTTGCTAGATCAATACGAAAAAAATATTGTCTGTTACTAACAGCCACACCAGTTCAAAATAAATTAATGGACATCTTCAATCTGGTATCTATTTTAAAACCAGGTCACCTTGGGAACTATGATACATTTATGAAAACGTATGGAAACGACCGCAAATTGGTTCATCAAGATACTTACTTAAAAACCCTTATTCAAAAAGTGATGATTCGCAATACGAGAAAGCAAGAGTCTTTGCTCGATTCTAAGAGGCATGTTGAAACGGTGTGGGTGGATTTCAGTGAAGAAGAAATAGCTGTTTATAACATGCTGGAATCATTGTCAGCATCCATATCCACTTTTGCGGGAATTACCTTACTGAGAGAATTATGCTCTTCTCGTGAAGCATGTTACCTATCATTTGAAAAAATGCTCAGCGACAATCCTGTTATTTCACAAGATGGGCAAGATATTATTTCACACATTCAGCAGCTGCCTCAACATGCAAAAGGGCAAAAGCTTGTTGAACTCATCAACAACCATAATGATTCCAAAATCATTGTGTTCACAGAATACCGTGCCACACAGGTGTATTTGCAGTGGCTCTTGCAGCAGCACGGCATCTCCTCTGTACCTTATAGAGGCGGATTTAAGAAAAGCAAGAAAGATTGGATGAAACAGTTGTTTGAAAACCATGCCCAAGTGTTAATTGCAACAGAAGCTGGCGGGGAAGGAATCAACTTGCAATTTTGCAACCTGATGATCAACTATGACCTGCCTTGGAATCCAATGCGTTTGGAACAGCGCATCGGCCGCATTCACAGATATGGTCAGAAAAAAGATGTCTATATTTATAATATGGGCACCCGACGTACAATCGAGGAACATATTATGACGTTGCTATACGAGAAAATTGGCTTGTTTGAAGATGTGATTGGTCAACTTGATGATATTATGGCTGATTTGGAAATCAACGATCTTGAAGAGGAAATCAAAACGATCTACTCAGAATCCAGTTCAGCTGGAGAGGCTAAAATAAAACTCGATAATTTAACGTCTGTTCTTGCAGATCATCAGAAAAAATTAACCACAACAGAGGAGGTTGATTATGGCAATTGA
- the comGA gene encoding competence type IV pilus ATPase ComGA, with amino-acid sequence MICLNSAETLSKTLLSHAIQSDASDIHFYPLPDSAEVFLRIQGERYLHDTIPRSMYETLLTYYKFTSGMDIGETRKPQNGTIQFHNNEETYALRLSTLPANHYESLAVRILPQERHLDLDDLFLFPFQRERLLNLVNLRSGIILLTGPTGCGKTTTLYALLQSIMKQKSYQTITLEDPIEKTMHDMLQVQVNEKAGMSYQVGLKAALRHDPDIIMVGEIRDQFTAHFAFEAALTGHLVLSTLHAKDAVGTLHRLMEMDLSKSDLMQSLIAVASLKLLPVMSQNSINRRAALLEILDEHALKTLLTKGDTEQAVHYHTFNHLRKKAYAYGFISEAVFNEG; translated from the coding sequence ATGATTTGCTTGAATTCCGCTGAAACCCTTTCAAAAACCTTACTTTCTCATGCAATCCAGTCAGATGCTTCTGACATTCACTTTTATCCTCTGCCAGACTCTGCTGAAGTCTTCCTTCGTATTCAAGGGGAACGTTATCTCCACGACACGATTCCCCGAAGCATGTACGAGACACTTCTCACCTATTATAAGTTTACCTCAGGAATGGATATTGGTGAAACAAGAAAACCTCAAAACGGAACGATTCAATTTCATAATAATGAAGAAACATATGCTCTAAGGTTGTCCACACTTCCTGCAAACCATTATGAAAGTCTTGCTGTTCGTATCTTACCTCAAGAAAGACACCTCGACCTTGATGATTTATTTCTGTTTCCCTTTCAAAGAGAGCGACTGCTCAATCTGGTCAACCTCCGCTCGGGCATTATTTTACTTACAGGACCGACAGGCTGCGGAAAAACAACCACACTTTACGCCCTCCTTCAATCCATTATGAAGCAAAAATCCTACCAAACCATAACCCTTGAGGATCCAATAGAGAAAACCATGCATGATATGCTTCAAGTCCAAGTTAATGAAAAGGCCGGTATGTCTTATCAAGTCGGACTCAAAGCGGCCTTAAGACACGACCCGGACATTATTATGGTCGGTGAAATCAGGGATCAGTTTACGGCTCACTTCGCTTTTGAAGCGGCTTTGACAGGCCACTTGGTATTAAGCACTCTGCATGCTAAGGATGCTGTAGGAACTTTGCATCGATTAATGGAAATGGATCTTTCGAAATCTGATCTTATGCAATCTCTTATTGCTGTAGCATCATTGAAGCTTTTGCCTGTGATGAGTCAAAACAGCATCAATAGACGGGCAGCTTTACTTGAAATTCTGGACGAGCATGCGCTGAAGACCCTGCTCACAAAGGGTGATACAGAACAGGCTGTACATTATCACACGTTTAACCATTTACGAAAGAAGGCGTATGCATATGGCTTTATTTCAGAAGCTGTTTTTAATGAAGGCTAA
- a CDS encoding shikimate kinase: protein MRCIYLIGFMGSGKTTVAKETGQLLGWRVIDLDQEIEERFGRISDIFKRKGEHAFRCFESEVLEAVRGDDIIVSTGGGIVENKKNVDYMNYNGYVIHLQASFKEISKRLKNDTDRPLWNNGQKKQRELYTKRLSLYHQAAHFNLSTDCQTPEEIACQIAKLSKSFE from the coding sequence ATGAGGTGCATATATTTAATTGGATTTATGGGCAGCGGAAAAACAACAGTTGCAAAAGAAACAGGTCAATTACTTGGATGGCGGGTTATTGATTTGGATCAGGAAATAGAAGAAAGGTTTGGAAGAATTTCGGATATATTCAAGCGTAAGGGTGAACATGCTTTTCGATGTTTTGAATCTGAAGTCCTTGAAGCGGTTAGAGGTGACGATATCATCGTCTCTACCGGAGGCGGTATTGTAGAAAATAAGAAGAATGTTGATTACATGAATTATAATGGATATGTGATTCATTTGCAAGCATCATTTAAAGAAATTTCAAAAAGGCTGAAAAATGATACAGACCGGCCATTGTGGAATAATGGGCAAAAGAAACAACGTGAATTATACACGAAACGTCTGTCATTATATCATCAAGCAGCACATTTTAATTTGTCAACAGACTGCCAAACACCGGAAGAGATTGCTTGTCAGATTGCGAAGTTGTCAAAGTCATTTGAATAA